CCGCGATCCTTCGCCAGATTCAGGTTGCATAGACTCGCATATTCATTCGAATCGCCCGAGCAAGACCATCCAGATCGCCTATATGCCGCGAGAGACGCGACGCTGTCGCTCACGTCGATAGAAGCATGGTGCGCGCTGATAGCAGGCAGACTCAAGCCAACCGCCTGTAAAAATAGTGGGCGTGACTCGGCCACCAGGGCGGCAGTCCGACCTGTTACCTGACACGCCTCAAGGAGTCGCCCGATGTGCTGCGCTCAGCGACGCGAAGGAAAGTTCGTATCGAACTTCTTGCTGATCTCCATCACCTTCTCACCGCTAAAGCCTCCAGAGGCCGCGAGTTCGGAAATGGCTTTGAAGTAATGATCCTGCCCGCCCGGCAAGCTCCAGTCGAGCATGCGCGCGGCGCTTGTCCCGATGTTCTTGAAGCGGTGCACGACATTGCGCGGTATGAAGACGATCGTGCCGGGGCCAGCAATCGTTGTCTGCTCTCCAACCGTAATCTCGTAACTGCCGTCGACGACGAAGAAGGTCTCCTCCTGATCGAAGTGCACATGATCAGGCGGTCCTTCACCCGGCTGGTGGCAGGCCATGATCACCGAGATCGCCCCGCCCGTGTCCTCGGTGCTCAGAAGTACCTGCATGTCCAGACCGAAGGGCTTGATAGGCAGGGCCTGCTCGGGCTTGACGATGACGGCCTGAGGCCGCGGCGTCGGTGTGGGTGTATCCATGACGTCTCCTTGTAATGAAGCAGTGCTGTTGCCGGCCAGACCTCGGGCGCTACTGCCGTGCTATGCAGGTTGCGACGAGCGTGCGAGCCTGCCCCTACCGTCTCCACGCGGTCCGGCGGGCGAACCGGCACCGTCGCTTAACTCTTGCCTCCGAACCGCACAGACACCTGTCGCCGGGCGATTCGCCACCCGAACCTGGTCTTCCGATAGTCATCGACGTATTGCGCGACGAGATCGGCAATGGCGGGTGGAAATGCTTCTGGATCCGGCGATCGTACTGAGCGGAAAACCGTCACATACGAACGACCCGTCGCGATGTCGGCGTCGATAACGTTTATCAGCACATTGGAGCAAACGTGCAAGGTACTGATATCGGTGCGCCGCCCGGTAAAGAAAGCGCGCAGTTGCTCATGTCCCGTTAGCGACGCATGGCCCGCACGGTCCCAGACTGCATCGTCTGTAAAGACGCCAAGGAACCTGTCGGCATCGCAGTCGTCGACTGCATAGCAATACTCGTGGACCAGTCGACAGCATGCGCGCTCCGCGCTCAACATCTCTTCCGGCGTTATCAATTGATCATCTCCGTCAGACCATGACGTTTTCTCGACATCAAGCGGCAACTTGGCGGCCGGATGCGTTTTGCGCCGGCCGTTGCCACGAGCGCCGGACTACTTCACTCTGCGATTACCGGGTTGCGCAATATACCAACACCGGATATCTCAACCTCGACCATGTCGCCATCCTTCATCCACAGGGGTGGCTGATGGTATGCGCCTACGCCGCTCGGCGTTCCCGTCACGATCACATCGCCTGGAACGAGTTCGGTAAATGTCGAGCAGTAAGCGATGATTTCCGGAATCGAAAAGATGAGATCGGACACGGGTGATTGCTG
The Paraburkholderia terrae genome window above contains:
- a CDS encoding cupin domain-containing protein — encoded protein: MDTPTPTPRPQAVIVKPEQALPIKPFGLDMQVLLSTEDTGGAISVIMACHQPGEGPPDHVHFDQEETFFVVDGSYEITVGEQTTIAGPGTIVFIPRNVVHRFKNIGTSAARMLDWSLPGGQDHYFKAISELAASGGFSGEKVMEISKKFDTNFPSRR
- a CDS encoding nuclear transport factor 2 family protein, producing MITPEEMLSAERACCRLVHEYCYAVDDCDADRFLGVFTDDAVWDRAGHASLTGHEQLRAFFTGRRTDISTLHVCSNVLINVIDADIATGRSYVTVFRSVRSPDPEAFPPAIADLVAQYVDDYRKTRFGWRIARRQVSVRFGGKS